A genome region from Macaca nemestrina isolate mMacNem1 chromosome 15, mMacNem.hap1, whole genome shotgun sequence includes the following:
- the LOC139358400 gene encoding LOW QUALITY PROTEIN: putative inactive beta-glucuronidase protein GUSBP11 (The sequence of the model RefSeq protein was modified relative to this genomic sequence to represent the inferred CDS: deleted 1 base in 1 codon) gives MDSPPGTRIPSTGSGSQRSKVKATAASQGRASLQEAASSSHGRGSAGACSNSCWGKQVEVPLEETPWIPATGSTEQRLALPRPSRPGTRPQQTWRPRPHARHAARASGDKPAGLPLRRSHPLRLADKRRSGKYDLAGGGVLGGSPAAVVWLPAGAAGRDAVHPAERIAGAQGAGRPLKLPSRLLQQPTPGLLGAESGPTLDIPVSIFNDISQDWRLQHFVSWMWYEREVPLLKRWIRDLHIRVVLRIGSAHFYAIVWVIGVHKLEHERGYLPFEADSSSLFRVGPLPSRLCVITVAINNTLAPTLPPGTIRTRLTTPSEYPKGYFVQNTDFDFFNYAGLQRSVLLYTTPTTYIDDITITTGVE, from the exons ATGGATTCACCACCAGGAACTCGGATACCTTCCACCG GATCAGGGTCCCAGAGATCCAAGGTCAAGGCTACAGCCGCCTCCCAAGGACGTGCATCCCTGCAAGAGGCTGCATCCAGCAGTCATGGAAGAGGCTCCGCTGGGGCCTGCTCCAATTCCTGCTGGGGAAAGCAAGTGGAGGTGCCCCTTGAAGAAACA CCCTGGATTCCAGCCACAGGTTCTACTGAGCAGCGCCTGGCGCTGCCCCGCCCCTCCAGGCCTGGCACTCGCCCTCAACAAACATGGCGCCCAAGGCCTCACGCGCGCCATGCCGCACGCGCCTCAGGCGACAAGCCCGCAGGGCTTCCCCTGCGCCGCTCTCATCCCCTCAGACTGGCTGACAAGAGGAGGAGCGGGAAGTATGACCTGGCTGGTGGCGGTGTCCTGGGCGGCTCTCCGGCGGCTGTTGTGTGGCTGCCCGCAGGCGCTGCTGGGCGGGATGCTGTACATCCGGCAGAGCGCATCGCGGGAGCGCAAGGAGCTGGACGGCCTCTGAAGCTTCCAAGCCGACTTCTCCAACAACCGACTCCCGGGCTTCTAGGAGCAGAG TCGGGCCCCACCTTGGACATACCAGTTTCCATTTTCAATGACATCAGCCAGGACTGGCGGCTGCAGCATTTTGTCAGCTGGATGTGGTATGAACGGGAGGTGCCCCTGCTGAAGCGATGGATCCGGGACCTGCACATAAGAGTGGTGCTGAGGATTGGCAGTGCCCACTTCTATGCCATTGTG TGGGTGATTGGTGTCCACAAGCTAGAGCATGAAAGGGGCTACCTCCCCTTCGAGGCTGACAGCAGCAGTCTATTCCGGGTGGGGCCCCTGCCCTCCCGCCTCTGCGTCATC ACTGTCGCCATCAACAACACGCTCGCCCCCACCCTGCCACCAGGGACCATCCGTACACGACTGACAACTCCAAGTGA GTATCCCAAGGGTTACTTTGTCCAGAACACAGACTTTGACTTCTTCAACTATGCGGGACTACAGCGGTCTGTGCTTCTGTACACGACACCAACTACCTACATCGAtgacatcaccatcaccactggTGTGGAGTGA